A genomic window from Pseudanabaenaceae cyanobacterium SKYG29 includes:
- the zds gene encoding 9,9'-di-cis-zeta-carotene desaturase, translating into MRVAIIGAGLAGLSTAVELVEQGCEVEIFEARPFIGGKVASWRDKNGNHIEMGLHVFFGCYYNLFALMAKVGVLDHLLLKEHNHRFIQAGEKIGDLDFRNFGGAPFHGLKAFFTTNQLSWRDKLQNAIALATSPLIRGLFDPVGAMKEIRALDDISFQDWFLAHGGSMGSIENMWNAIAYGLGFIDCKNISARCMLTIFFFFATRTEASVLRMLEGAPNEFLHQPIRKYIEERGGKIYTKTGARAIHYEKLGDTFQVTGLQVGREGDSRIITADRYVCAADVPGVKKLLPPEWRSWEFFDRIYKLTAVPVVTVQLRFDDWVTDYDNLLYAVKVDFSTYADLAITSPTHYRKEGQGSLLQLVLTPGDKFMPMSNEEIVAHTLKQVHEVHPKSKHMKLLWSNVVKIAGSLYREAPGMDAYRPTQDTPIPNFFLAGSYTMQDYIDSMEGATLSGKLCAQAVLASK; encoded by the coding sequence ATGCGAGTTGCTATCATTGGTGCTGGTTTGGCTGGTCTGTCTACAGCTGTAGAGCTGGTAGAACAGGGATGTGAGGTGGAAATTTTTGAAGCCCGTCCTTTTATTGGGGGAAAAGTAGCCAGCTGGCGGGACAAAAATGGCAATCACATTGAGATGGGTCTGCATGTCTTCTTTGGTTGTTACTACAATCTGTTTGCCTTGATGGCCAAGGTGGGGGTGTTAGACCATCTCCTCCTCAAGGAACACAATCACAGATTTATTCAAGCGGGTGAAAAAATTGGTGACCTAGATTTTCGTAATTTTGGTGGTGCTCCTTTTCACGGACTAAAAGCTTTTTTTACTACCAATCAACTGTCCTGGCGGGATAAATTGCAGAACGCCATTGCTCTTGCTACCAGTCCCCTAATTCGCGGTCTTTTCGATCCTGTAGGGGCAATGAAGGAAATTAGAGCTTTAGATGATATTAGTTTCCAAGATTGGTTTTTAGCCCACGGCGGGTCTATGGGCAGTATTGAAAATATGTGGAACGCAATTGCCTACGGTCTAGGTTTTATTGACTGTAAAAACATTTCTGCCCGCTGTATGTTAACTATTTTCTTTTTCTTTGCCACCAGAACAGAGGCATCAGTCCTCAGAATGTTGGAGGGGGCACCCAATGAGTTTCTCCACCAACCAATTAGGAAATATATTGAGGAGCGGGGGGGTAAGATTTATACCAAAACAGGTGCCCGTGCCATTCATTACGAAAAATTAGGGGATACTTTTCAGGTTACAGGTCTACAGGTGGGCAGAGAGGGTGATAGTAGAATAATCACTGCCGATCGGTATGTCTGTGCCGCTGATGTGCCAGGGGTGAAGAAATTATTGCCCCCAGAATGGCGGAGCTGGGAATTTTTCGATCGGATTTACAAGTTAACAGCCGTGCCTGTAGTCACAGTACAACTACGCTTTGATGATTGGGTAACAGATTACGACAATTTACTCTATGCGGTGAAAGTAGACTTTTCCACCTATGCAGACTTAGCAATTACCAGTCCTACCCATTACCGCAAAGAGGGGCAGGGTTCATTGTTGCAGTTAGTACTGACACCTGGCGACAAATTTATGCCCATGAGTAATGAAGAAATTGTTGCCCATACCCTAAAACAAGTCCATGAGGTTCACCCTAAATCCAAACACATGAAATTACTCTGGTCAAATGTGGTTAAAATTGCGGGTTCTCTGTATCGGGAAGCCCCAGGGATGGATGCCTATCGTCCCACCCAAGATACACCGATTCCCAATTTCTTCTTGGCTGGCAGTTACACAATGCAAGACTACATTGACAGTATGGAAGGGGCAACTTTGTCAGGCAAATTGTGTGCCCAAGCAGTTTTAGCTAGCAAGTAA
- a CDS encoding VWA domain-containing protein: MVQDYTHISIILDRTGSMQTIRDDVIRGFNTFLSEQQRQGGNATLTLVQFDSQNPYEVIHHFKPIKDVPKLDRKTYVPRASTPLYDTIGRGINDLEQSLARLAAEGAPSKVMMVIITDGYENASQEFTRAQVAKMIREKQEKDRWEFIFLSATLESMQDVQQMGVSDDTSLIFASSSEGQQRMWTSLSRQTSKYRSGEKKKFSFDEEDRQDTE; encoded by the coding sequence ATGGTACAGGATTACACCCACATTTCTATCATCCTCGATCGGACAGGTTCCATGCAGACCATTAGAGATGATGTGATCAGGGGATTCAACACTTTCCTCAGCGAACAACAACGGCAGGGGGGCAATGCCACTCTCACCCTAGTCCAGTTTGACTCCCAGAACCCCTACGAAGTTATCCATCATTTCAAGCCAATTAAAGACGTACCTAAACTCGATCGTAAAACCTATGTCCCCAGAGCTAGTACACCCCTGTATGACACGATCGGGCGGGGCATCAATGACTTAGAGCAAAGTTTAGCCAGATTAGCAGCGGAGGGTGCCCCCAGCAAAGTGATGATGGTGATTATCACCGACGGATATGAAAATGCCAGTCAGGAATTTACCAGAGCACAGGTAGCCAAAATGATTCGGGAGAAACAAGAAAAAGATAGGTGGGAGTTCATCTTTTTAAGCGCCACCTTGGAGTCAATGCAAGACGTACAGCAGATGGGTGTGAGTGACGACACTTCTCTGATATTTGCCTCTAGTAGTGAAGGACAGCAACGGATGTGGACATCCCTATCGCGGCAGACATCCAAATATCGTAGTGGGGAAAAGAAGAAATTCAGCTTCGATGAAGAAGACCGCCAAGATACGGAGTAG
- a CDS encoding AsmA family protein gives MARIGKFLLWFVLGLALALVVGLGFIWLRAGELVRVTLAEAIDRALGTPTQIEKVQLNPLQGQLSIGQINLSNPTGLTKPYFMQISGLNITVEPLSLLQPVVKITNFQIDTWNINVEQSLSRGNISEIVKYVQEKQAANPPKNGDDSQQKKFSSGQVTIGQINTNLRLEFFNQKIDREFNLSNIALKNVTSDNIGAVILDQYITRLVGQTLRTVIVENRERIQQNLPRLPDLPFLKNDPLQFLQEQIDRFSVP, from the coding sequence ATGGCAAGAATTGGCAAATTCCTCCTCTGGTTTGTCTTAGGGCTAGCTCTAGCATTGGTTGTAGGGTTGGGTTTTATCTGGCTGCGGGCTGGAGAACTGGTCAGAGTCACTCTGGCAGAGGCGATCGACAGAGCCTTGGGTACACCTACCCAAATTGAAAAAGTGCAACTCAATCCCCTCCAAGGTCAGCTCAGTATTGGGCAAATTAATTTGAGTAATCCCACGGGTTTGACCAAACCCTATTTCATGCAAATTAGTGGCTTAAATATCACTGTTGAACCCCTATCCTTACTTCAGCCTGTGGTAAAAATTACTAACTTTCAGATTGATACCTGGAATATCAATGTAGAACAGAGTTTGTCTAGGGGTAACATCAGTGAAATTGTCAAATATGTGCAAGAGAAACAAGCTGCTAATCCGCCTAAAAATGGGGATGACTCTCAGCAGAAAAAGTTTAGCTCTGGGCAGGTTACGATCGGGCAAATTAACACCAACCTGCGTTTAGAATTTTTCAACCAGAAAATCGATCGGGAGTTTAACCTGAGCAATATCGCCCTTAAAAATGTTACATCCGACAATATAGGGGCAGTAATTTTAGACCAATATATCACTCGTCTTGTCGGTCAAACTCTGCGCACAGTAATTGTGGAAAATCGTGAACGTATCCAACAAAATTTACCCAGACTGCCTGACTTGCCCTTCCTCAAAAATGATCCCCTACAATTTTTACAAGAACAAATCGATCGGTTCTCTGTTCCCTAA
- the gmk gene encoding guanylate kinase, whose translation MPMTPKTAARVDKGGLIVITGPSGVGKGTLLSRLCQRYPDLFQLSVSVTTRSPRPHEVDGREYFFWDRGKFEQAKQEGFFLEWAEYADNLYGTPKQQVEETIAKGKWVLLEIDLAGARQIAQTFPEALRIFIAPPSMSVLEERLRKRLTDSEEAIAKRLAHAEIEMAAMDEFDCVIVNDDLEEAVAELETAIFGEETWQELANSSSGLS comes from the coding sequence ATGCCCATGACTCCAAAGACAGCAGCAAGAGTCGATAAGGGTGGGTTAATTGTAATTACAGGTCCCAGCGGTGTAGGCAAGGGGACACTCCTCTCCCGTCTATGTCAACGCTACCCCGACCTCTTCCAACTATCTGTGTCTGTGACCACCCGATCGCCCCGCCCGCACGAAGTCGATGGCAGGGAATATTTTTTTTGGGATAGGGGTAAGTTTGAGCAAGCAAAACAAGAAGGTTTTTTCTTAGAATGGGCAGAATACGCTGATAATCTCTACGGTACACCCAAACAACAAGTGGAAGAAACGATCGCCAAAGGTAAGTGGGTGCTGTTGGAAATCGATTTAGCAGGAGCACGCCAAATTGCCCAAACTTTTCCTGAGGCACTGCGCATTTTTATTGCTCCCCCCTCCATGTCTGTATTGGAAGAAAGGCTGCGCAAACGTCTAACGGATTCAGAAGAAGCGATCGCTAAAAGATTAGCCCACGCCGAGATTGAAATGGCAGCCATGGATGAATTTGACTGTGTGATTGTCAATGATGATTTGGAAGAGGCAGTAGCAGAATTAGAAACCGCTATATTTGGAGAAGAAACATGGCAAGAATTGGCAAATTCCTCCTCTGGTTTGTCTTAG
- a CDS encoding DUF370 domain-containing protein, translating into MDIKLINIGFGNIVSGNRVIAIVSPESAPIKRIISDAKERGQLIDATYGRRTRAVIITDSSHVVLSAIQPETVANRFMLSKEINEAKDAHDSKDSSKSR; encoded by the coding sequence ATGGACATCAAGCTTATCAACATCGGTTTTGGAAACATAGTGTCTGGAAATCGAGTGATTGCGATCGTCAGCCCTGAGTCCGCACCGATCAAGAGAATTATCAGTGATGCCAAAGAACGGGGACAGCTCATAGATGCTACCTATGGTAGACGCACCCGCGCTGTGATCATTACTGATTCCTCCCACGTTGTGCTATCTGCCATTCAGCCGGAAACCGTAGCTAACCGTTTTATGCTGAGCAAGGAAATCAACGAAGCCAAAGATGCCCATGACTCCAAAGACAGCAGCAAGAGTCGATAA
- a CDS encoding phosphoribosyltransferase has translation MSSRKVVSWSEYHCLIEKLAYQVHRSGYVFNGIICLARGGLRVGDTLSRIFHCPLAILATSSYRGQQRGELIIANSITMTTPTLPDRLLLVDDLVDSGETIMQTLAWLKSRYRITEMRTAVLWYKSKSKYRPDYFGEVVSDNVWIEQPFEAYENFQFTDSL, from the coding sequence ATGTCAAGTAGAAAAGTAGTCAGTTGGTCTGAATATCACTGCCTTATCGAAAAACTAGCCTACCAGGTTCACCGATCGGGCTATGTCTTTAATGGTATTATCTGTTTGGCGCGGGGGGGATTAAGGGTAGGAGATACTTTATCGCGCATTTTTCACTGCCCCCTGGCAATTCTTGCTACTTCTTCCTATCGCGGACAGCAGCGGGGGGAATTAATTATTGCTAATTCAATTACTATGACAACTCCCACTTTGCCCGATCGTCTACTATTGGTGGATGATCTAGTGGATTCAGGGGAGACAATTATGCAGACCCTAGCATGGCTAAAATCCCGCTATAGGATTACAGAGATGCGAACTGCTGTGCTATGGTACAAAAGCAAGAGCAAATATCGCCCTGACTATTTTGGGGAAGTGGTGTCGGACAACGTATGGATTGAACAGCCCTTTGAAGCCTATGAGAATTTCCAGTTTACCGATTCTCTATAG
- a CDS encoding NAD(P)H-quinone oxidoreductase subunit 3 — protein sequence MVLQGYGYLLVFTLVCILVPGLALGLSWVLRPKAVGPGNFTTYESGCEPIGGAWIQFNIRYYMFALAFVIFDVETVFLYPWAVAFNQLGLFAFIEALIFIAILVLGLVYAWRKGALEWS from the coding sequence TTGGTTCTACAGGGTTACGGCTATCTACTAGTTTTCACATTGGTCTGTATTTTGGTGCCAGGGTTAGCTTTGGGTCTATCGTGGGTCTTACGTCCCAAGGCGGTCGGTCCTGGCAATTTCACTACCTATGAGTCGGGCTGCGAGCCGATCGGTGGTGCTTGGATTCAGTTCAATATCCGCTACTACATGTTTGCCCTAGCGTTTGTAATTTTTGACGTAGAAACTGTTTTTCTCTACCCCTGGGCGGTGGCATTTAACCAACTGGGGCTGTTTGCTTTCATTGAAGCATTAATTTTTATTGCTATCCTAGTATTAGGTCTTGTCTACGCTTGGCGCAAAGGAGCTTTGGAATGGTCTTAA
- a CDS encoding NADH dehydrogenase subunit K: MVLKAENVGLDFSIDEQKQRLINPIEQPQVTQDLSNNVILTTLNDLYNWARMSSLWPLLYGTSCCFIEFAAMIGSRFDFDRFGLLPRSTPRQADLIITAGTITMKMAPALVRLYEQMAEPKYVIAMGACTITGGMFSTDSYTVVRGVDKLIPVDVYIPGCPPRPEAIMDAIIKLRKKIGAEGFAQRAQIERTHRYHTVRHEMKVVDPILTGKYLEAPTRSTPPKELMAAGIPLPALEAIKKEQGVEVER, encoded by the coding sequence ATGGTCTTAAAGGCAGAGAATGTCGGTTTGGATTTTAGTATCGATGAGCAAAAGCAGCGGCTGATTAACCCCATCGAACAACCCCAGGTTACGCAGGATTTGTCCAACAATGTTATTTTGACTACCCTCAATGACCTTTACAACTGGGCACGGATGTCCAGTCTCTGGCCGCTACTTTATGGTACAAGCTGCTGCTTCATCGAATTTGCGGCAATGATTGGCTCGCGGTTTGACTTCGATCGGTTTGGGCTGTTGCCCCGTTCCACCCCCCGCCAGGCGGACTTAATTATTACGGCGGGCACGATTACGATGAAGATGGCCCCTGCCTTGGTGCGCCTCTACGAACAAATGGCTGAACCCAAGTATGTGATTGCCATGGGGGCTTGCACAATTACGGGAGGGATGTTCAGTACGGACTCCTATACTGTGGTACGCGGGGTAGACAAGTTAATCCCAGTGGATGTGTATATCCCTGGGTGTCCCCCCCGTCCAGAAGCGATTATGGATGCCATTATCAAACTGCGCAAAAAAATTGGGGCAGAGGGATTTGCCCAGAGGGCACAGATTGAGCGCACTCACCGCTATCACACTGTTCGCCACGAAATGAAGGTGGTTGACCCCATCCTCACAGGCAAATATCTGGAGGCACCGACCCGATCGACCCCACCCAAAGAACTAATGGCAGCTGGTATTCCCCTACCTGCCCTGGAAGCAATCAAGAAAGAGCAAGGAGTGGAAGTGGAGAGATGA
- a CDS encoding NAD(P)H-quinone oxidoreductase subunit J: MSETPETNVHGEEGQQGAIVSPPKVSEWLRQNGFDHEFLGLDHQGVPILKVQREYLLPFATALYAYGFNYLMCQCGYDAGPGDDLVSVYHLVKLSDDADRPEEVRVKVFLPRHDPRVPSVYWIWRTADWQERETYDMYGIIYEGHPNLKRILMPEDWVGYPMRKDYITPDFYELQDAY, from the coding sequence ATGAGCGAGACACCAGAAACCAATGTCCACGGGGAGGAGGGGCAGCAGGGAGCGATCGTTAGCCCCCCCAAAGTGTCTGAATGGCTGCGGCAGAACGGGTTTGACCATGAATTTCTAGGGCTGGATCATCAGGGGGTTCCCATTCTTAAAGTCCAGCGGGAATATCTACTGCCCTTTGCTACGGCGCTTTACGCCTATGGGTTCAACTACCTCATGTGTCAGTGTGGCTATGATGCTGGTCCAGGGGATGACCTAGTCAGTGTCTATCATTTAGTAAAACTAAGTGATGATGCCGATCGTCCTGAGGAGGTACGGGTAAAGGTGTTCTTGCCCCGCCATGACCCCCGTGTTCCTTCCGTTTATTGGATTTGGCGCACGGCGGATTGGCAGGAGCGGGAAACCTATGATATGTACGGCATTATCTACGAGGGACATCCCAACCTCAAGCGGATATTGATGCCTGAGGACTGGGTAGGTTATCCTATGCGCAAGGATTACATTACCCCGGATTTCTACGAACTGCAGGATGCGTACTAA
- a CDS encoding pyridoxine 5'-phosphate synthase: MRTKPTLGVNIDHIATIRQARRTVEPDPVAAAVIAELAGADGITVHLREDRRHIQERDVRLLRQIVRTHLNLEMAPTAEMVQIALDIRPDYVTLVPERREEITTEGGLDVVTQQDHLQEIVFALQRQGIPVSIFIDPNPTQLEAAAQVKAKFVELHTGTYANAETEADRARELEVLYKGAETALRLGLRVNAGHGLTYWNVQPIACIPGMEELNIGHSIISRAVLVGLDRAVREMKALLVSDHAT, translated from the coding sequence ATGCGTACTAAACCCACCCTGGGCGTTAACATTGACCATATCGCTACCATTCGGCAAGCCCGCCGTACTGTAGAGCCAGACCCCGTAGCAGCTGCAGTGATTGCGGAGTTAGCAGGGGCAGATGGGATTACGGTGCACTTACGGGAAGACCGCCGTCATATCCAGGAACGGGATGTGCGTCTATTGCGCCAGATTGTCCGTACCCACTTGAATTTGGAGATGGCTCCCACTGCCGAAATGGTGCAAATTGCCCTTGACATTCGTCCCGACTACGTAACCCTCGTACCGGAGCGACGAGAGGAAATTACCACGGAGGGCGGGCTGGACGTGGTCACTCAGCAGGACCATCTACAGGAAATTGTCTTTGCTCTCCAGAGGCAGGGCATTCCTGTCAGTATTTTTATTGACCCCAATCCCACTCAACTAGAAGCTGCTGCCCAGGTCAAAGCTAAGTTTGTAGAATTGCACACTGGCACCTACGCCAATGCGGAAACGGAAGCCGATCGAGCTAGGGAGCTAGAAGTGCTCTACAAAGGGGCAGAGACTGCTCTAAGGTTGGGACTGAGAGTCAACGCGGGACATGGTCTGACCTACTGGAACGTACAACCGATCGCCTGTATACCTGGGATGGAGGAACTGAATATCGGGCACAGTATTATCAGTCGGGCAGTTCTGGTGGGACTCGATCGGGCAGTGCGGGAGATGAAAGCTCTGCTAGTCAGTGATCATGCTACTTAA